A genomic region of Candidatus Cloacimonadota bacterium contains the following coding sequences:
- the lptE gene encoding LPS assembly lipoprotein LptE, giving the protein MKKLLLIPLIGIILYLPECGHYSFYTRANPHLKTVMISEFENNSEQYDLPELITTYLTEKFIADNRLKVMADGADMDVNGSVLSYDKAVFSYDIQEEPTEWQITIHFSIEVKDMTKNSTIWQNKNLSLSAIYGNPENIPENESGTENLTEEDACREIIYDLCDIILGNSVEQW; this is encoded by the coding sequence ATGAAAAAGTTATTATTAATTCCTTTAATCGGAATAATTTTATACTTACCTGAATGCGGTCATTATTCATTTTATACTCGTGCTAATCCTCATCTTAAAACAGTTATGATTTCAGAGTTTGAAAATAACTCGGAACAATATGACCTTCCTGAATTGATTACTACATATTTAACTGAGAAATTCATCGCAGATAACCGCCTAAAAGTTATGGCTGACGGTGCTGATATGGATGTAAATGGTTCTGTTTTATCTTATGATAAAGCTGTTTTTTCCTATGATATACAGGAAGAGCCCACGGAATGGCAGATTACAATTCACTTTTCAATTGAGGTTAAAGATATGACGAAGAATTCAACAATCTGGCAGAATAAAAATTTATCCTTAAGTGCTATTTACGGCAATCCTGAAAATATTCCAGAAAATGAAAGTGGTACAGAAAATTTAACTGAAGAAGATGCATGCCGTGAGATTATCTATGATTTATGCGATATCATTTTAGGAAACTCAGTTGAACAATGGTAG
- the ruvB gene encoding Holliday junction branch migration DNA helicase RuvB, translating to MTDRITTPELLEEDIKYDTTLRPKSLKDFVGQDKIKEILSITIEAGKLRDEAIDHVLFYGPPGLGKTTLSYIIANELNTDIKTSSGPAIDRPTDLAGILTNLGKQDVLFIDEIHRLNHIVEEYLYPAMEDFNLEIIIDQGPSARSLRLNLEPFTLIGATTRAGLITSPLRSRFGLTLRLDYYDVGDIYKIVIRSSRILKVEIDENGAMEIARRSRGTPRIANRLLRRVRDYAQIKADGKVTKDIAHKALKMLDVDELGLDDMDKKLITTIIRNYSGGPVGLKTLSMAVGEDPGTIEEIYEPYLVQQGFLKRTLRGREVTNLAYKHFGLEKSGKNVTKQRSFFDG from the coding sequence ATGACTGATAGAATTACAACCCCAGAATTACTTGAAGAAGATATTAAGTATGACACTACACTTCGTCCCAAAAGTTTGAAAGATTTTGTTGGCCAGGATAAGATTAAAGAGATTCTTTCAATAACAATTGAAGCAGGTAAGTTGCGTGATGAAGCAATTGACCATGTCCTTTTTTATGGTCCACCTGGACTCGGTAAGACGACTTTATCATATATCATTGCTAATGAATTAAATACGGATATTAAAACAAGTTCAGGACCAGCTATAGATAGGCCAACTGATTTGGCAGGAATTCTTACAAATCTTGGTAAACAGGATGTTCTTTTTATAGACGAAATCCATCGTCTTAATCATATTGTTGAGGAGTATCTTTATCCTGCTATGGAGGACTTTAATTTAGAAATTATTATTGACCAGGGCCCGAGTGCGAGGTCTTTACGACTTAATTTAGAGCCATTTACATTAATTGGTGCAACAACTCGTGCTGGTTTAATAACTTCACCACTTAGAAGCAGGTTCGGACTTACACTTCGTCTGGATTATTATGATGTTGGAGATATTTATAAGATTGTTATACGTTCATCCCGAATTTTAAAAGTTGAAATTGATGAGAATGGAGCAATGGAAATTGCAAGACGCTCTCGGGGAACTCCTCGTATTGCGAACCGTCTTTTAAGAAGAGTCCGTGATTATGCTCAAATAAAAGCTGATGGAAAGGTTACAAAAGATATTGCTCACAAGGCTCTGAAAATGCTTGATGTAGATGAACTGGGACTGGATGATATGGATAAAAAATTGATTACAACTATTATTAGAAATTACAGTGGAGGTCCTGTTGGTTTAAAAACTCTGTCAATGGCAGTTGGGGAAGACCCGGGTACAATAGAGGAGATTTACGAGCCATATTTGGTACAACAAGGTTTTTTGAAACGAACATTACGAGGAAGAGAAGTTACTAATCTTGCATACAAACACTTTGGGTTGGAAAAATCTGGTAAAAATGTTACAAAACAAAGATCTTTTTTTGATGGTTAG
- a CDS encoding N-glycosylase/DNA lyase, whose protein sequence is MKNNNLEKLKQIYWGIKDKIEARLNEFSEVWINGNDADIFAELVFCILTPQSKAKSCWKAVKSLIEKNLLFNGDKNQIAKELNGVRFQNNKSRYIIEARKKYIKSLKFLKSDIDTLVRREWLARNIKGFGYKEASHFLRNIGFGEDLAILDRHILKNLKLLKLIDEIPKVLSKKKYLEIEERMKKFSEDVKIPMSHLDLVWWYKETGKVFK, encoded by the coding sequence ATGAAGAATAATAATTTAGAAAAACTAAAACAAATCTATTGGGGAATAAAAGACAAAATTGAAGCACGACTAAATGAATTTTCAGAAGTGTGGATAAATGGAAATGATGCAGACATTTTTGCTGAACTTGTTTTTTGTATTTTAACTCCTCAATCAAAAGCAAAATCTTGCTGGAAGGCTGTAAAAAGTCTTATAGAAAAAAATCTGCTATTCAATGGTGATAAAAACCAAATTGCAAAAGAATTAAATGGAGTCAGGTTTCAAAATAACAAATCAAGATACATTATTGAAGCAAGAAAAAAATATATAAAATCACTAAAATTTCTAAAAAGTGATATTGATACTTTGGTTAGGAGAGAATGGTTAGCTCGGAATATAAAAGGGTTTGGTTACAAAGAAGCAAGTCATTTTCTTAGAAATATCGGGTTCGGAGAGGATTTAGCAATTCTTGATAGACATATATTGAAAAACTTGAAATTATTAAAACTAATTGATGAAATTCCAAAAGTGTTATCAAAGAAAAAATATCTTGAAATTGAAGAAAGAATGAAAAAATTTTCTGAAGATGTAAAAATTCCAATGAGCCATCTTGACCTTGTTTGGTGGTATAAAGAAACAGGTAAGGTTTTCAAATAA
- the uvrB gene encoding excinuclease ABC subunit UvrB: MDKFKLVSDYKPKGDQSNAISELTEGILKNRKHQTLLGVTGSGKTFTIANVIKNVNRPTLILSHNKTLAAQLYGEMKQLFPENAVEYFVSYYDYYQPEAYLPITDTYIEKDADINEQIDKLRLRATMSLMERRDVIIVASVSCIYGLGIPEDYRESLIDLYVGEDIERDNLLRKLVDIYYSRNDFEFQRGTFRVRGDVVEIYPAYLENSIRVEFSYNRISSLNRINPLTGEILAELGKYSVYPAKHFITSPQKLETALDSIKKELKERIKWFKSRNMLLEAQRIEQRTNFDLEMLKEVGYVSGIENYSRHLSGRKPGQRPYCLLDYFPDDYLMIIDESHASIPQIHAMYGGDYSRKKSLIDNGFRLPSAYDNRPLKFDEFEEMIDQVIFMSATPAEYELEKCNGVFVEQVVRPTGLIDPEVILKTARFQVDDLIGQIQKLVTKHQRVLVTTLTKKMAEDLTEYIAQTGQKVKYLHSDIQTLDRTQLIRELRLGEIDVLVGVNLLREGLDLPEVALVAILDADKAGFLRSERSLIQTAGRAARNIDGKVILYADEVSKAMKKAISETNRRRDIQKKYNVEHNITPASIRKTIDSIMFSTAVANQKKEEKIKKLDFKQYININNRDDAIKLLTNEMKRLAKELRFEEAAEIRDRILELKEM, encoded by the coding sequence ATGGATAAATTTAAATTAGTTTCTGACTATAAACCCAAAGGTGACCAATCTAATGCAATTTCTGAATTAACAGAAGGAATACTAAAGAACCGAAAACATCAAACTCTTTTGGGAGTTACCGGCTCGGGCAAAACTTTCACAATAGCGAATGTTATCAAGAATGTTAATCGTCCTACTTTAATCTTATCACATAACAAGACACTGGCAGCTCAACTCTATGGAGAGATGAAACAGCTTTTTCCTGAAAATGCTGTTGAATATTTTGTAAGCTATTATGATTACTACCAGCCCGAAGCCTATTTGCCAATAACTGATACTTATATTGAGAAAGATGCTGATATAAATGAACAGATAGATAAATTGCGTCTTCGTGCAACAATGTCTCTGATGGAACGAAGAGATGTAATTATCGTTGCAAGTGTTTCTTGTATATATGGATTGGGCATTCCGGAAGATTATCGCGAATCTTTAATAGATTTGTATGTAGGAGAGGATATTGAGAGGGATAATCTTCTACGAAAATTAGTAGATATTTACTATTCCCGTAATGATTTTGAGTTTCAAAGAGGAACTTTTAGAGTTCGTGGTGATGTTGTAGAAATATATCCTGCATATCTGGAAAATTCAATTCGGGTAGAATTCTCATATAATCGGATTAGTTCACTCAATCGTATAAATCCTCTTACTGGGGAAATTCTGGCAGAATTAGGAAAATATTCTGTTTATCCTGCAAAACATTTTATTACATCTCCTCAGAAACTTGAAACTGCTCTTGATAGCATAAAAAAAGAACTAAAAGAAAGAATCAAATGGTTTAAATCAAGAAATATGTTATTGGAGGCTCAGAGGATAGAGCAACGTACAAATTTTGATTTGGAAATGCTTAAGGAGGTAGGATATGTATCTGGAATAGAAAATTATTCCAGGCATCTTTCTGGTCGGAAACCCGGGCAAAGACCGTATTGCCTTCTTGATTATTTTCCTGATGATTATCTTATGATTATTGACGAATCCCATGCATCTATTCCGCAGATTCATGCAATGTATGGTGGAGATTATTCCAGAAAAAAAAGTCTGATAGATAATGGATTCCGCCTGCCATCTGCTTATGATAATCGTCCTTTAAAATTTGATGAGTTTGAGGAAATGATTGATCAAGTAATTTTTATGTCTGCAACTCCAGCCGAGTATGAATTGGAAAAATGCAATGGCGTATTTGTTGAGCAAGTTGTACGGCCTACCGGACTTATAGACCCAGAAGTGATTCTTAAAACTGCCCGATTCCAGGTTGATGACCTTATTGGTCAAATCCAGAAACTTGTCACAAAACATCAACGAGTATTAGTAACAACATTGACCAAAAAAATGGCGGAAGACCTAACTGAATATATTGCTCAAACCGGGCAGAAAGTAAAATATCTTCATAGTGATATTCAAACTTTAGATAGGACACAACTTATTCGGGAGCTAAGACTGGGCGAGATTGATGTGCTGGTTGGCGTTAATCTTTTACGAGAAGGACTTGACCTGCCAGAAGTTGCACTCGTAGCAATTTTAGATGCTGATAAAGCCGGTTTCTTGCGCTCCGAAAGGTCGCTTATTCAGACCGCTGGAAGGGCAGCCAGAAATATTGATGGTAAGGTTATTTTATATGCTGATGAGGTTTCTAAAGCTATGAAAAAAGCAATCTCAGAAACTAATCGTCGTAGAGATATACAAAAGAAATATAATGTTGAGCATAATATAACTCCTGCATCAATTCGGAAAACTATTGACAGTATTATGTTTTCTACCGCAGTTGCAAACCAAAAAAAGGAAGAGAAAATAAAAAAGCTTGATTTCAAGCAGTATATCAATATAAATAATCGTGATGATGCTATTAAATTGCTTACAAATGAGATGAAAAGATTGGCAAAAGAATTAAGGTTTGAAGAAGCTGCCGAGATACGGGATAGAATTTTGGAATTGAAAGAAATGTGA
- a CDS encoding type II 3-dehydroquinate dehydratase yields MKRKILIVNGPNLNFLGREEMRIYGKESLADLTAIIYQWLVEQGWAGRFFQNNSEGEIINFIQANSDWADGIVINPAAYSHTSIAIYDCLKSISIPAMEVHLSDIYHREEFRRSSITGLACKKVIAGMGVQGYIEALETLKNIFNER; encoded by the coding sequence ATGAAAAGAAAAATTTTGATTGTGAATGGTCCGAATCTCAATTTCTTAGGCAGAGAAGAGATGCGCATTTATGGCAAAGAGAGTCTGGCTGATTTAACTGCAATAATATATCAATGGCTTGTTGAACAGGGATGGGCTGGAAGATTCTTTCAGAACAATAGCGAAGGAGAAATCATCAATTTTATTCAAGCAAATTCAGACTGGGCAGATGGAATTGTAATTAATCCAGCAGCTTATTCACATACCAGTATTGCTATCTATGATTGTCTAAAATCAATAAGTATTCCTGCTATGGAGGTGCATCTTTCAGACATCTATCATAGAGAAGAATTTCGTCGCTCAAGTATAACTGGACTCGCTTGTAAAAAAGTAATTGCTGGAATGGGTGTTCAAGGTTATATTGAAGCACTTGAAACTCTAAAAAACATATTTAATGAAAGATAA
- a CDS encoding Fur family transcriptional regulator, whose protein sequence is MKKLSQESLPAASLWQAGTFVGKDILESAEIKPTYERLRILKYLEENNNHPTINMIYNEVVKDIPTVSKTTVYNALNLFVEKGLVLPLVITGTEIRYDRKTKPHHHFLCEKCGKIYDIDIECPYFKKGYIDGHKITELHGYFKGICKECLQKESKKEKK, encoded by the coding sequence ATGAAAAAATTATCGCAAGAATCCCTGCCCGCCGCTTCGCTTTGGCAGGCGGGCACCTTTGTCGGAAAGGATATTTTAGAGTCGGCTGAAATTAAGCCAACTTATGAAAGATTGAGAATCTTGAAATATCTTGAAGAAAATAACAATCATCCAACTATTAATATGATATATAATGAAGTCGTAAAGGATATACCCACTGTATCGAAAACAACTGTTTACAACGCTCTTAATTTATTTGTTGAAAAAGGTCTCGTTTTGCCATTAGTTATAACAGGAACAGAAATAAGATATGATAGAAAGACAAAACCGCATCATCATTTTTTGTGTGAAAAATGTGGAAAAATTTACGATATAGATATTGAATGCCCATATTTTAAAAAAGGATATATTGACGGACATAAAATAACAGAATTGCATGGCTATTTTAAAGGGATATGTAAAGAATGTTTGCAAAAAGAAAGCAAAAAGGAGAAGAAGTAA
- a CDS encoding PDC sensor domain-containing protein encodes MINKLFNILIICIFLVIVSCASKFEKEQRVVQQDYTKKTAILTKSRIGSLIEVLSNSCKNQDNVNKNIFENLKSKYNEIFALVLQDIDGKVIKTLPEEFDTSEINKAYLNNEMIKLFRKNKNIQILPNILENKNKYLCLLIPLNDENQNLTNIISVFLDSKSLFKPIEKKSFFSLPYSLCIINENKTILYNSDYNKIGRDFTYGEKSYPIIALKTLFKKMMENDVDYYITSSIKKYAKIEQLSTWYSISIPAFAGTKWWITLTRNIWRSPKKKSTDVYLLSTLRSYTIKDTLIDAILDNNSENIRKILTEIYQLNPQVYAVQLADKNGNVINGWPLENSTTGYSYKMKKNIDFDNALKRILIDKEEKIITSPLIEGGIGKFTFMPIIINEEIIGVLYSIEIKGN; translated from the coding sequence ATGATAAATAAACTTTTTAATATACTAATTATCTGTATATTTTTAGTAATTGTTTCCTGTGCTTCAAAATTTGAGAAAGAGCAAAGAGTTGTTCAACAGGATTATACTAAAAAAACTGCAATACTTACAAAAAGTCGCATAGGTTCTCTTATTGAAGTTCTTTCAAACAGCTGTAAAAATCAGGATAATGTTAACAAAAACATCTTTGAAAATCTAAAATCAAAATACAATGAAATATTTGCTCTTGTATTACAAGATATTGATGGCAAGGTCATTAAAACACTTCCTGAAGAATTTGATACCTCTGAGATAAATAAGGCCTACCTCAACAACGAAATGATTAAATTATTTAGAAAAAACAAAAATATTCAAATTCTACCTAATATTTTAGAAAATAAGAATAAGTATCTGTGTTTATTAATCCCTCTAAACGATGAAAACCAAAATCTTACAAATATTATTTCTGTATTTTTAGATAGTAAAAGCCTTTTTAAACCCATTGAAAAAAAATCTTTCTTCTCCTTACCATATTCACTTTGTATAATTAATGAAAATAAGACAATATTATATAATTCGGATTATAATAAAATTGGTCGGGATTTTACATATGGTGAGAAATCTTATCCAATTATAGCGTTGAAGACACTTTTTAAAAAAATGATGGAAAATGATGTAGACTATTATATTACAAGTTCTATAAAGAAATATGCCAAAATAGAACAACTTTCCACATGGTACTCAATTTCAATCCCCGCTTTCGCAGGGACAAAATGGTGGATAACATTAACAAGAAATATTTGGAGAAGTCCAAAAAAGAAATCAACAGATGTATACTTGCTTTCTACTTTACGAAGTTATACTATAAAAGATACATTGATTGACGCAATTCTTGATAATAATTCGGAAAATATTAGAAAAATATTAACAGAAATTTATCAGCTAAATCCTCAGGTTTATGCTGTACAGCTCGCTGATAAAAATGGTAATGTAATAAATGGATGGCCCTTAGAAAACAGTACTACTGGTTATTCATATAAGATGAAAAAAAACATAGATTTTGATAATGCCTTAAAAAGAATTCTAATTGACAAAGAAGAAAAAATAATAACATCCCCTTTAATTGAAGGTGGAATTGGAAAATTTACATTCATGCCAATTATAATAAATGAAGAAATAATTGGTGTATTATATTCTATAGAAATAAAAGGGAATTAA
- a CDS encoding pseudouridine synthase translates to MRINRFLAQAGLGSRRACEKFVLDGRIKLNGKILKDLSTDIDIQKDRVTFKDELLKISKQKIYLMLNKPQGYLVTASDPFKRKTIFELLPKFSVRIFSIGRLDKSSCGLLILTNDGDLANQIIHPKNKIPKVYLVKVKGKLSQSQINKLRAGIILEDSKTLPAKVFTKSYNQSNDLTKLRITIYEGRNRQIRRMIKAVGSEVKFLKRTQVGKIQLGNLEEGKWRFLKDKEIQIIKNEE, encoded by the coding sequence ATGCGAATCAATAGATTCTTAGCTCAAGCAGGATTGGGTTCAAGACGTGCATGTGAAAAATTTGTTCTTGATGGTAGAATCAAACTAAATGGAAAAATTCTCAAAGACTTATCTACTGACATTGATATACAGAAAGACAGAGTTACTTTTAAAGACGAATTGCTCAAAATATCAAAACAGAAAATCTATCTTATGTTGAATAAACCTCAAGGATACTTGGTTACAGCATCAGACCCATTTAAAAGAAAGACAATTTTTGAATTACTTCCAAAATTTTCAGTGAGAATCTTTTCTATTGGCAGATTAGACAAATCATCGTGTGGCTTATTAATATTGACTAATGATGGTGATTTAGCAAATCAAATAATTCACCCAAAAAACAAAATCCCAAAAGTTTATCTTGTTAAAGTAAAAGGCAAACTGTCGCAATCCCAGATAAATAAATTGCGAGCCGGTATAATATTAGAAGACAGTAAGACTTTACCAGCAAAAGTGTTTACCAAAAGTTACAATCAATCTAACGATTTAACCAAATTGCGAATAACAATATATGAAGGTAGAAATAGACAAATCAGAAGAATGATAAAAGCGGTTGGAAGCGAAGTCAAATTCCTTAAAAGAACTCAAGTCGGAAAGATTCAATTAGGAAATTTAGAAGAAGGGAAATGGAGATTCTTAAAAGACAAAGAAATTCAAATAATTAAAAATGAAGAATAA
- a CDS encoding ATP-binding cassette domain-containing protein — MIKVQNLTKDYGQLRAVDNISFTIPKGEIVGFLGPNGAGKTTTLKIMTCFMPPNSGNVYIDDLNIYQSSIEIRKKIGYLPEGCPLYGEMNVVDFLKFVAELRDIDKDIILKRVREMIQTCGLQDVVHKEIGELSKGYRQRVGLAAAMIHNPKILILDEPTTGLDPNQIVEIRELIKRLGREKTVLISTHILREVEATCDRVIIIDKGKIVADGPLAEIQNSFHNQNRVYFEIQADTKMLIDEFESLPNIDSIQLYSKEDSLYKFYVNFSKDIDIRPDLYNFIKSKDWTLFEMRVEQRSLEDIFRQLTEKGEETN; from the coding sequence ATGATTAAGGTTCAAAATCTAACAAAAGATTATGGCCAGCTTAGAGCTGTGGATAATATTTCATTTACGATTCCAAAAGGTGAGATAGTTGGATTTTTAGGTCCCAATGGAGCGGGAAAAACAACTACTCTGAAAATTATGACTTGCTTTATGCCACCCAATTCTGGTAATGTTTATATTGATGATTTGAATATATATCAAAGTTCAATTGAGATAAGAAAGAAGATAGGTTATTTGCCCGAAGGCTGTCCATTGTATGGCGAAATGAATGTTGTTGACTTTCTCAAATTTGTAGCAGAATTGAGAGATATAGATAAAGATATTATTCTTAAAAGAGTAAGGGAAATGATTCAAACTTGTGGACTTCAAGATGTAGTGCATAAGGAGATAGGCGAACTATCAAAAGGATATAGGCAAAGGGTTGGTTTGGCTGCGGCAATGATTCATAACCCTAAAATCCTTATCTTAGATGAACCAACAACAGGACTGGATCCGAATCAAATTGTTGAGATTCGTGAACTTATAAAAAGATTGGGAAGAGAAAAAACAGTACTTATCTCTACTCATATTCTAAGAGAGGTTGAAGCTACTTGTGATAGAGTAATAATTATAGATAAAGGGAAGATTGTTGCTGATGGACCCCTTGCTGAAATTCAGAACTCTTTCCATAATCAGAATAGAGTGTATTTTGAGATTCAAGCAGATACGAAAATGCTCATTGATGAATTTGAATCATTGCCAAATATTGATAGTATTCAGCTTTATAGTAAAGAGGACAGTTTATACAAATTTTATGTAAATTTCTCAAAGGACATAGACATACGACCAGATTTGTATAATTTTATTAAGTCAAAGGATTGGACATTGTTTGAGATGAGAGTAGAACAGCGCAGTTTAGAAGATATCTTCAGACAGCTTACAGAAAAAGGGGAGGAGACTAATTAG
- a CDS encoding pyruvate, water dikinase regulatory protein gives MFSTDNKHNRKKRHIFVVSDATASTCEMVVKAALSQFKTTDVTLHTLRYVRTETEVKYVVSEAMAVNGIIAYTLVSPELCNIINDEGRKSAVPTIDVLGPLLNRLTDYLEISPMAIPGLFKHLDKDYFQRIECIDFAVKHDDGRKIEDISSAELVLVGPSRTSKTPISIYLAYRDYLVANVPIIHGIETPKELFEINPKNIIGLYVSPDRLKTIRKVRASRYPYIELAEYTDLEKIRLEIKNCMKLYTQNKWHIVDVTAKSIEEAATEIMRLLSSRKIDNTISSGKYEINDK, from the coding sequence ATGTTTTCTACTGATAATAAACATAACAGAAAGAAAAGGCATATTTTTGTTGTTTCAGATGCAACTGCTTCTACCTGCGAAATGGTTGTAAAAGCAGCTCTCAGTCAATTTAAAACTACTGATGTTACTCTTCATACATTAAGATATGTTCGTACAGAAACAGAGGTTAAATATGTAGTATCTGAAGCAATGGCAGTAAATGGTATCATTGCATATACTTTAGTTTCACCTGAGTTGTGCAATATTATTAATGATGAAGGGAGAAAATCTGCTGTGCCTACAATTGATGTTTTAGGTCCTTTATTGAACCGCCTTACTGATTATCTTGAAATTTCACCAATGGCAATACCCGGTTTATTCAAACATCTGGATAAAGACTATTTTCAACGGATTGAATGTATTGACTTTGCTGTCAAACACGATGATGGACGAAAAATTGAAGATATTTCCAGTGCAGAACTGGTTCTGGTAGGACCCAGTCGGACATCAAAAACTCCCATAAGTATTTACCTCGCATATAGAGATTATTTGGTTGCCAATGTTCCGATAATTCACGGCATAGAAACTCCAAAAGAACTCTTTGAAATTAATCCAAAGAACATAATTGGACTTTATGTTTCTCCTGATCGCTTAAAAACTATCCGAAAAGTCCGTGCCTCACGATATCCATATATTGAACTCGCAGAATACACTGATTTAGAAAAAATTAGGTTAGAAATTAAAAATTGTATGAAGTTGTATACTCAAAATAAATGGCATATAGTTGATGTTACTGCTAAATCCATTGAAGAGGCGGCGACTGAAATTATGCGGCTTCTTAGTAGTAGAAAAATTGACAATACAATATCATCTGGCAAATATGAAATCAATGATAAATAA
- a CDS encoding flavin reductase family protein has translation MNQKTLHKISYGLYVISSKSDDKFNGQIANTVFQITSEPPTFAISINKQNFTHKFINESKVFTISILSEDATMKFIGHFGFKSGKDIDKFKDVNYKIGITNSPIVIDYTVAYLECELINNLDIGTHTVFIGKVIDADILNDKKPMTYDYYHKVKKGKAPKTAPTYINNKIIETRNLQN, from the coding sequence ATGAACCAAAAGACATTACACAAGATTAGTTATGGCTTATATGTAATTAGTTCAAAATCAGATGATAAATTCAACGGTCAGATAGCAAATACAGTTTTTCAGATAACTTCAGAGCCACCTACATTTGCCATTAGCATAAACAAGCAAAATTTCACTCACAAATTTATCAATGAAAGCAAGGTCTTTACTATTTCAATTTTATCAGAAGATGCAACAATGAAATTCATCGGACATTTTGGATTTAAATCAGGCAAAGATATAGACAAATTCAAAGATGTGAACTATAAGATCGGTATCACCAATTCTCCAATTGTTATTGATTATACAGTTGCTTATTTAGAATGTGAGCTTATAAATAATTTAGATATAGGAACTCATACAGTTTTTATTGGAAAAGTTATTGATGCTGACATTCTCAATGATAAGAAACCAATGACTTATGATTATTATCATAAAGTTAAAAAAGGTAAGGCACCAAAAACAGCACCAACATATATTAATAATAAAATAATAGAAACAAGAAATCTGCAAAATTGA
- a CDS encoding PTS sugar transporter subunit IIA, whose product MEQDKILTIQEVASMLKVSPETVLNLLSQKEIKGIKIGNQWRFMRSDIEQWQTVQGKPNIEKIALENVVSRFFSFMNSDFILMDLKAENRFEVLAEMAEFAKKNKVCTKQSWLFDMLSKRERLISTGIGNGIAFLHPRRVFSGKISFSGVLLGISRKGVDFRAMDNCPVNLFILILMKSEQQHLFVLSYLSQLFREESLREKIIKAKNKKTILELLTLKNR is encoded by the coding sequence ATGGAACAAGATAAGATATTAACTATACAGGAAGTAGCCAGCATGCTGAAGGTATCTCCTGAAACCGTATTGAATTTGCTTTCTCAAAAAGAAATTAAAGGTATAAAGATTGGGAATCAATGGCGGTTTATGAGAAGTGATATTGAACAGTGGCAGACCGTCCAGGGAAAACCAAATATTGAAAAGATTGCACTTGAAAATGTAGTTAGTCGTTTCTTTTCTTTTATGAATAGTGATTTTATTTTGATGGACCTAAAGGCAGAGAACAGGTTTGAGGTTTTAGCCGAAATGGCTGAATTTGCTAAGAAAAACAAAGTTTGCACAAAACAAAGCTGGCTTTTTGATATGCTAAGTAAAAGGGAAAGATTGATTTCAACCGGTATTGGAAATGGTATTGCATTTCTTCATCCACGCAGAGTTTTTTCTGGAAAAATTAGTTTCTCTGGTGTTTTATTAGGAATATCCAGAAAAGGGGTTGACTTTAGAGCAATGGATAATTGTCCAGTTAATCTTTTTATACTTATATTAATGAAGTCTGAGCAGCAACATCTTTTTGTTCTTTCATATTTAAGCCAGTTGTTTCGGGAAGAGTCCCTTAGAGAAAAGATTATAAAAGCAAAAAACAAAAAGACAATTCTTGAGTTGTTAACATTAAAGAATAGATAA
- a CDS encoding rubredoxin, whose product MLKRSENPPDISGGKKYVCTVCGYVYDPEVGDPDSGIKPGTAFEDIPDDWVCPICGVGKDMFELQEE is encoded by the coding sequence ATGTTGAAGCGAAGCGAAAATCCTCCCGATATATCGGGAGGGAAGAAGTATGTATGCACAGTTTGTGGTTATGTTTATGACCCAGAAGTCGGAGACCCTGATTCAGGAATAAAACCGGGAACAGCATTTGAAGATATTCCAGATGATTGGGTTTGTCCGATATGCGGAGTTGGCAAAGATATGTTTGAATTACAGGAGGAGTAA